Genomic window (Drosophila albomicans strain 15112-1751.03 chromosome X, ASM965048v2, whole genome shotgun sequence):
atcttattttattcaattgttCACTTCACAACTATTAACATCTTAGCTTTTTTGGATACTTAACTGTTCACTTCTTAACCATATAACTAGTCAAATTTTAGTTtctcatttgttttcattggtTAACTCTTCCTTTATAGCTCTTCTCATTGTCTTAAGAGTTCCCTTTAATAAGTCTTCATTTCTCATCTGTTCTGTGCCTGAAACCATCCACATCTGAACTCATCAATTGACCACttcttacttattttcattgtttaacTATTTCTTAATAGCTCTTTTTataggaggcatctccgaccccatcagtctgtctgtctgtccgtatgaactcctacatctcagagactataaggcTACCCATTATAAAATATTCGAACTGATAACTTCTTAATTGACATATTCTGAACTAAACTGTTCATTACTACAAAATCCTTTTGTTCCCTTTTTAACTGTGATCTTCTCTTCTCTACTTAACTCATCTGTTTACTACTCAACTCTTTTTGGAAACTCTTTTCAGTTCTTAGatcttcatttttttaactGTTCGTTTCAGAAGAATTCTCctcatttcatatattttctctctcttttgaaCTGTTTAATGTTCTCGAGTCTTTACTTCCCAAAAGTTCACTTCTCACTTTAACtgttcttcatttattttataattttcttctcACTTGTTAACTGTTCACTTCTTCTCATTGTCACTGTCACAACTTTTCACTCAATCCCAAGCTCTTCCCATTTTACAACAGTTCTCCGCTTGTTTCAGATATCAGCTAAGCAATGGCGACACTCGCTATGAGCGCACCTATTGGCTGCCCGTGGGCAAGAATTGGGTGCTCGCCCGTCGTGGTTATTATTCGGTGCCATTGCCCAATGCGAAGTACTCGACGGTCTTCTACCGAGCGGATCACCATGGCTACCATGTGGACACACGTGAGTGGAGGGGCAAGGGGAGGGAAGGGAGAGCACAATTGACGCTTCAGTGTGTGACCGAGCGTAAAATTTTATGCCCAAAACGCAGACACATTATCCGAGGAGCAACCGCTGTTGCCGCGCACTCTGGAGTTGCCCCATGACCtggctgaagcagcagcagctaagcGAAATTCAATAAGCGTGCCAGAGCGTAACGAGACAGCGACAGCCAAAGTGAAAGAGATGGCGAAAATGGCGATAGGAGAGGGCGAGGCAACCCGAAGCGAAAGCAGTGCCAAAGTTCAAGCTAAAGTCCAGGAGCAGCAGCGGAATGTAAGCTAGCTTCCTCTCTATGTTTCACATATAAGTATAAAAAGCATGTTACAATTgcagcaactgaaactgaaacagaaagagaaacagacagaaacagcgacagagacagagatggagatggaaaacaaaaccaaGCCATCAACTGTGGCCAAAGTCGACGACATTTTGGCAACTGAAGTTGAACCAACTGCggcggatgatgatgatgatgacgctCTTGTTGTTcctgacgatgatgatgtgaCGGAAAGCACCACAACAAGAAGAGGGAGGTGAATGTGAGGCGCGGATAAAGATGTGAATGACGCTGGGTAAAGTGACATCAAATAGCTGCACGTGTGACGTGGCAGCAGCTtcaactccatctccatccCCATCTTCATCCCATTCCAATTCCTTTTCCTGCTTCTGCCATGGCCACTGTCACAGTTAGTGGCTTTCCGCTTTTCGCTCTGCTCAACTGCCAGGCTTCAGTTGTtccaaatcaaattgaaacaatTGCCGCAGTGCCACTTGCCATTGAGcactgagctgagctgtgtTAGAGGAGACGACGAGTCGAAAAGCATTTGTCCTAACACAATTTATCCACGAAACCAACTGCCAAACTCTCTGGCAGATCGAGCAAGACCAAGACAAAgccgaagacgaagacgaagaccaACTCACTGAtacacatcatcatcaactgCTCACATTACGCCCAGCATCATCACATTGCCATCACACTTCAAATTCGATTTGCCCACAgcaatcaaaattatataaaatacaaataaatattttggcatATATCTTCATAAACAAAAGAcgtgttttacttttattgcacttcTATTAATCAAAGTCAATTGCCCTTTATTTATATCtattacaaacaattttagaCAGTTTTAGAGAAAACAGTTCAACTcttacaaatttttagaaaactatataaaatttactGAATTTTATAGCATTAAATTGAAGACaataaagttgtttaaaatatttacaatgttttaaaataaaattcttagaATTCTTAATTTGTcatattattaacatttttaaagttaaGTAAATCAAAATTCTTAACATTAAATCGATTTCATTAAAGATATTCAATAAAAAGCgcaaaatttatacaaaattaaaaaatgaaatatctgaaaattaattaattttatcaatttatgtaaaattcTGAGAAAAAAGCTAGcgttaaaattgtttaataatatgtacatatattcaaaaataatatttttataaatttaacatttaatttaacagtTAAAGTGAAATTCTTAACATTGTATTGGTGACACTAAAGTTGTTTAAAGAAATATgttagaaaacattttaaaaattaaaaatgttaaaaaatttaagattgACTCTCAGAATGATTTTCtaataacaaattacattatattaataaataaaaataattttgatttaaagaaAAGGATTTCCTTGCTTTGATCAGTaacgtatatttttttttgaaaacttatatataaagtatattttgcattataaAGAATGTACTctaaactaaattgaaatttaattaattttgtttttctataaagtatattttgcattataaAGAATGTACTctaaactaaattgaaatttaattaattttataaaatgtttatgcatttattgAGTCAACTTTTAGTCAGttttaatcaataatattaatattgtatgtTGGCTAAATTCCCATCATAGtaatcaataatattaattttgggaCTTTAGCTAAATTCCCCAGCTTTGCTTTATCAATGGAATTTAGCCAAAAATGGGGGAAAAAAAGTTATGCATAAATAAGAGAGAATCTATTTGGTAGAGAAAATCtcgtttaaaatataattaattcaattggtTTTCATAATCTTGACAATAAATATTGCGTAACATGGAATACTAATATGTATGTTGaagccacaaacacacatttgcCGTTCAGATGTCACACACACttgtgtgcatatgtgtgtgtatgtgcgtgtgtctgcAAGCTAGAAAATTTcacataacataaaatatgaaaagttgTAGAGAGAAATTTTCaagaggcaaaaaaaagaTGCACAAAAGAACCCAAAAATGATGCTTGTTGTGGTTCTCATTTTGATACCCGGAACCCGtgggatagaagggtattatgaGTTTGCGCGTTcagcaaatatacatatgtatgtaacagtcAGTAAGTAACATCTCTGACCATATATGTTAGAGTATAAATGCATATTCTTGTTCTAGAGgttattaaaagaataaaacagGATGGAAGAAATGACTCCtgcaatttggtatattttgttctctatggtatatatcgatataccttCGATATATAGGTTTATTTTAGCCTTAGTTGCTTGAaaatctggaatattttgtacaatatggtatattttaaatgtagtagtatatcgatatagcaatTATAgatttcggtatttttctgtatattttttataaacggctgctgcagtcgcgtctacatattttgcactctatggtatattttaaatgtaatagtatatcaatataccaaatatagcctttagtAGCTGATTTGGTTGACAGTCTGGTAAATTTTACTTTCAgtcgtatattttgaatgtaatagtatatcgaaataccaaatattgtcatcaatatatttgagtatttgtttattatattagtttggtatgttttaggtataataccacactgttcaTCTTGTATTGAAAATGATTAACGGGTATCTTAAAGTCCAGCACAATCGagtatagctttcttacttgtttgttgttgctgttgactgCGGGCGCATTGTATCCAATGCCGGCAATTTGTAGATGCTCATCATTATCAACTTAATTATCAGCATCTCGTTATAAGTGCTCAGCTTCCAACTCGATTCGGTTTTTGGCATTATGCTCATGTCCACTGCCAGCATGTGACAACGGTTCTTTTTACtcctctctccactctctcccctctcttctCCTCACTCCTATGCTGTTAAGTTCATAGATGTGCTTATAAGAATGCTCCAGTCGGTATCCAATATacagcaaaagccaaaaatgcAGTAACATGCAGGctgagccaaagccaaagccaacgaTAGGTGAGCACCATGAACTCTCTGATTATTTggcactgaaaaaaaaaaactctgatgtcgttgttgccatttgccacaaaatgtttcACAGTTTCGCAACCATTTCTCATAATTTAACCGCATTCGAACTCGTGTCCGCCTGCCCTTTTCGTCCTTCTTGTCCTTTGCGTAATTTTGTAGTGCTTTGTGGACGACGCAAATAACTTTGATGCATTGAGGCGCCTCGGGGGCATTTTGCATAATCAGACTCTCTGGATTATGCGGCAAGACACTGTTCTCAGTTTCAGTATCGTCAATTTGcggaatattttgtaattgtgATGGATGGCATTGTATATTAACTATCAATcattaatacatttatattttgtactgctgaaaatagaattcaatttaattatctGCAAATTTGCACAtctatttttctcttttttacaaacaaaatttcagcagctcaaatttatgttttattatgatattataaaaagcatttttattagaagtgtgtgttttttgttgatgcTATTTTTATGATATAAGTGTTATCTTAAGTGTGAACattgataaaaattatatacaatttgcTTCAATTGCATGAaaagcaataatttatttattcttaacttttttatttattagaaatgaaaaaagaagTTTTACTTTAtgtgtcaaaataaaatacaaatttctttaattttatgaaaagcaatattataatctatttaacatttatatttataagaaaagaaactttcaaaattttctaattgtataaaaataatattgttttataatagTAGtcattgaataaatatataactacaaaaaatgcagatttaataattatatttttaaagtgtaGTTTTCCGATTTTAATGAGTTTATGTTGTCAGGATTGTGTGTGTAATAGAAACTATTTTCgggaatttattttaattaatttattgtcgATTATGAGCtattaacattaaaaactacaattaaaataaaaattaaataataataataactttaatgaatcgttaaattaaaaataatttaattaaaaatgatcaatatcaaaataaaacataatttcaattttaagctTCACGATTTTCACTTATTTATAGACTTATGCAAAGATGctaaatactttaattaattttaaaattctttaggTTTAAAAatgactttttcttttcttagattttattttcttcatttctaTTGCTATtcataattatgttttaaatataaaagtatatttaaaatactaaacgtagatacttattttatattgtaattcataataacattttgaatgcaatatattgatataccaaagttAGCTTtgatattatatagtatttataggctaaataaaaaattctattatacaaaatttaaaattcagtttaaaatacgaaaattttaaaaattatttttaatttcatggattttcgaaataaaataaaaaaaatatttgtggttAAAATTAGTCAATATATTAGATATTTATTCAGCATTGATTCAAATTGCTATTCAAGCTACATTTTCAGTTTCATGTTAGACGGCAATTTGTGTAGATTTTAGTGGGGAAACAATTAGAAGGCGGATGCTGAGCGCTAGAATGGGAATGTTTTCGGAATTGATGGGAAATTACTTTTGAAAAGTGAGCGGAATAGAGAACAAGGTTAGCAGAGAAAAGCGAAAGGAATGCAGGATGACAGAGAAATTGGGGTTGCCACATAACTGCTTTagggaaggggagggggagggggagggtctagggaaaggggaagggggaagggaaGTATTGCGGTTGTGACGGTTGAGCCCGCACCTTGAATTgaggctgttgctgttgctaacTACCATGGCAACTTTGAccaaaagctgctgctgctgcgaattCATTTGCGCAATTAGAATTCAAACTGTATAAGAACTAACTGCGCTTTTTATGGCCAAacagagacagcgagacacagagaaagagagagagagagcaacgaATGCTGTGCTTCAGCAGATTCCAGTTAAGGCAACGGCTCGTGCATGAAAGCCAAAAGATGCCTGAGGGGCCAGCCCATTCATTTCGCCATTCcaccattcattcattcattcattcattcatttgttcattcattcgttcgttcgtttctCGTTTCAGTCATTCACACGCATTGCAAACGAAAAAGGAGAAAGAGCAGGATGAGGAGCATgattcggtttcagtttcagaAGGCATCTTATTCATTAGATGGGCCGAGACTCGTAAATAAACCGACGACGCCCGCATCGGATTAGTGGCAAAATGAATAGCTGCAACTGCACCAggtcgttgctgctgcattttaCGACCATTTCCCAGTCTCTCccgaaaaaaagaa
Coding sequences:
- the LOC117575236 gene encoding uncharacterized protein LOC117575236 — translated: MCSHRVARIIFCQLLLLLGLLNLSSTVEARWTVRPRHPNTMRTTTAQPVDRHQHVHHWPPLVAPKLPESQPAEDESIRVIDNFDHRFPDGQHEYRYQLSNGDTRYERTYWLPVGKNWVLARRGYYSVPLPNAKYSTVFYRADHHGYHVDTHTLSEEQPLLPRTLELPHDLAEAAAAKRNSISVPERNETATAKVKEMAKMAIGEGEATRSESSAKVQAKVQEQQRNQLKLKQKEKQTETATETEMEMENKTKPSTVAKVDDILATEVEPTAADDDDDDALVVPDDDDVTESTTTRRGR